In Zingiber officinale cultivar Zhangliang chromosome 3B, Zo_v1.1, whole genome shotgun sequence, a single window of DNA contains:
- the LOC122054662 gene encoding uncharacterized protein LOC122054662, which produces MSSIPPVVTKENDGVSFPYPMLSPHNYTVWAIKIEAIIDAQEVWEAVEPVEGAQVDAKKDKKARAYILQCLPEDILLHITKKKTAKEVWDILKTRYLGSDRVKKTHVQTLKSEFDTLRMKETDTIDEFAGKLNAMSSKFSALGATLEDSSLVKKLLDSIPDKFFPIVVGIIQFHNLETIPLEETIGRLKAYEEQTLRLRGNTNDTEGELILTHVAWQMRHKGSNVDTSSGGKGCGPSSPSCSKWRGRGRGHGRGTQRQDSAGGRQQ; this is translated from the coding sequence ATGTCGAGCATCCCACCAGTTGTTACGAAGGAGAACGACGGAGTGTCATTTCCCTATCCGATGCTAAGTCCTCACAATTATACTGTGTGGGCAATAAAGATAGAGGCGATTATTGATGCCCAAGAAGTCTGGGAGGCGGTAGAGCCAGTGGAAGGAGCCCAGGTGGATGCAAAGAAGGATAAAAAGGCACGTGCATACATCTTGCAGTGTCTCCCTGAAGACATACTTCTCCATATCACAAAAAAGAAGACGGCGAAGGAAGTCTGGGACATCCTCAAGACGAGGTATCTTGGTAGTGATCGAGTGAAGAAGACACACGTACAAACGTTGAAGAGCGAGTTTGACACCCTCCGGATGAAGGAGACTGATacgattgatgagtttgctggcaaactcaATGCTATGAGCAGTAAGTTCTCCGCTCTTGGTGCCACGCTTGAAGATTCATCTTTGGTAAAGAAGTTGCTCGATTCTATCCCTGATAAGTTCTTccctattgttgtcggtattatacAGTTTCACAATCTTGAGACGATACCACTTGAGGAGACTATTGGGCGACTGAAGGCGTACGAGGAACAAACACTACGATTACGTGGCAACACCAACGACACTGAAGGAGAGCTCATACTTACTCATGTCGCATGGCAAATGCGACATAAGGGGAGCAACGTGGACACTTCGTCAGGAGGCAAGGGGTGTGGGCCTAGCAGCCCTAGTTGTAGCAAATGGCGTGGGCGAGGGCGCGGTCATGGCCGTGGTACGCAGCGCCAAGATAGTGCAGGAGGGCGGCAACAATAG